A stretch of Rhodothermales bacterium DNA encodes these proteins:
- a CDS encoding serine hydrolase domain-containing protein, which translates to MDHLDKIAPALEALVDADELAGAATLVWRDGEVIQHAAVGWRDMATAQLVERDTLFRIASMTKPITSVAALMLVEEGRMALDDPIVRWAPEFADMRVLRSPDGLLDDTTPAERPITVGDLLTHRAGFTYADFHTGPIAHAYAEALGGDIDSPCSPDAWIEALARLPLIDQPGAAFHYGRSTDLLGFLIARIEEAPLEDVLRARLFDPLGMADTGFTVPPSKRSRRAASHGFDEAGSLTVLPAPPAGAAVDERPGDMTYVSGGQGLWSTLDDYLAFATLFVNGGMANGVQLLKPETLRQMTTNWLTAPQRAGSDMLGMPIFATGHGFGLGVAVVVEPDQAPSTPCGGGRGAVGWPGAYGGWWRADPTDRTVMIFLTHNMVRLDQLAEGIGFGVYGAIDTFQQLASTLP; encoded by the coding sequence ATGGATCACTTGGACAAGATCGCCCCGGCGCTCGAAGCGTTGGTCGACGCCGACGAGCTGGCCGGCGCTGCCACGCTCGTCTGGCGCGACGGGGAGGTCATCCAGCACGCCGCCGTCGGCTGGCGCGACATGGCGACCGCGCAGCTCGTGGAGCGCGACACGCTTTTCCGGATCGCGTCCATGACCAAACCGATTACCTCGGTAGCCGCCCTGATGCTGGTCGAGGAGGGGCGCATGGCGCTGGACGATCCGATCGTGCGCTGGGCGCCGGAGTTTGCGGACATGCGCGTCCTTCGATCGCCCGACGGCCTCCTGGACGACACGACGCCGGCGGAACGCCCGATCACCGTCGGCGACCTCCTCACGCACCGTGCGGGGTTCACGTACGCCGATTTTCACACCGGCCCGATCGCCCACGCCTATGCAGAAGCCCTGGGCGGCGATATCGACAGTCCTTGTTCGCCGGATGCGTGGATCGAGGCGCTCGCCCGCCTCCCGCTTATCGACCAGCCGGGAGCCGCGTTCCACTATGGCCGATCGACGGACCTGCTCGGCTTTCTCATCGCCCGCATCGAAGAGGCTCCCCTCGAGGACGTGCTCCGCGCGCGCCTCTTCGATCCCCTGGGCATGGCGGATACGGGGTTTACCGTACCCCCGTCGAAGCGCAGCCGACGGGCCGCATCGCACGGCTTCGACGAGGCGGGATCGTTGACGGTGCTGCCCGCACCGCCGGCCGGCGCCGCCGTCGACGAACGCCCCGGCGACATGACCTACGTTTCCGGCGGCCAGGGCCTGTGGTCCACGCTGGACGACTACCTCGCCTTTGCAACCCTGTTTGTCAACGGAGGCATGGCCAACGGCGTGCAGCTGCTCAAACCGGAGACCCTGCGGCAGATGACCACAAACTGGCTGACAGCGCCGCAACGCGCCGGTTCGGACATGCTGGGAATGCCGATATTTGCAACCGGTCACGGGTTCGGGCTCGGCGTGGCGGTCGTGGTCGAACCGGACCAGGCGCCCTCCACCCCGTGCGGCGGCGGACGTGGAGCGGTCGGATGGCCGGGCGCGTATGGCGGATGGTGGCGAGCGGATCCCACCGACCGTACCGTCATGATTTTTCTGACCCACAACATGGTGCGACTGGATCAGCTGGCGGAGGGCATCGGTTTCGGCGTGTACGGCGCCATCGATACGTTTCAACAGCTGGCGTCCACCCTTCCGTGA
- a CDS encoding FtsX-like permease family protein: MNNASLRQATHTMAIGLRTQHIPLMLVRLRAGAISEGIEALSSVWNDFVSARPFKYSLVDDQIAAQYTSDKRLGRLFTLFSSIAIFIACLGLFGLASFSAEQRTKEIGIRKVLGAGVAQIAGLFTKEYTLLVLFAVLASTPIAYLAIQSWLDQFAYHIPVRPWLFLGTMAITLIIALASVIYQAILAALADPVESLRYE; encoded by the coding sequence ATGAACAACGCAAGCCTGCGTCAAGCTACGCACACCATGGCCATAGGTCTTCGTACGCAGCACATACCATTGATGCTTGTCCGATTGCGTGCGGGCGCCATTTCGGAAGGTATCGAAGCATTGTCTTCAGTGTGGAATGACTTCGTATCGGCACGCCCTTTTAAGTATTCTCTAGTCGATGATCAAATAGCAGCTCAATACACATCAGACAAACGACTGGGGCGGCTGTTCACGCTCTTCTCGAGCATCGCGATCTTCATCGCATGCCTGGGATTATTTGGTCTGGCTTCTTTCTCAGCAGAGCAACGCACGAAGGAAATTGGAATCCGCAAAGTGCTTGGAGCTGGTGTGGCCCAGATCGCAGGCCTTTTTACCAAGGAATATACGCTTCTGGTCCTCTTTGCTGTTCTGGCATCGACACCGATAGCCTATCTAGCGATCCAATCTTGGTTGGATCAGTTCGCGTACCACATCCCCGTGCGACCGTGGCTGTTCCTGGGCACAATGGCGATCACACTGATCATCGCGCTTGCGAGCGTGATCTATCAAGCCATTCTAGCCGCCCTCGCTGATCCGGTGGAAAGCCTTCGGTATGAGTAG